CCAAGAAAGTTGTCTACTCCGCGACTGGTTTTAAGCACTACCCCAAAGATGACGTAATAAACCCCGATGAGCATGAGCGGGTTTAACAAATGCCAGAGTTGGCCAAGAGCAGTGTCCATATTCTGCGCCCGAATGTCGTTCGCTGGTACCACAATGGCAAACTCACGCCGCTCCCACATTTCCCTCAGATAAGGGCCGAGTGGGGTCTTGGCACTGAGCTCGATGAGGTCGGAATCTGCGAGGTTTTCGGCCATCGGGTTACCCTATCGCTTCGGTCGTTGTGCTTGGTTCACTGAAGTTACTTTGAAAGCCGAAACAGAAAGCCCCAACCCCAAGACAAGTGCATGGTGGCGAAGGTTCGCAGCAAAGCCCACCGCTGGGGGGCTAAAAGATCCCTTTGTTTGGTGGATGCGGCCAATAAAGCAAACAAATAAACACCGGGCACGGTAAGCCCCCAAAGGCTGCCCAAAGCGAGTGCTATGGCTGACCCGAAGAGCGCCAGAACCAGCCCTGGTGCTGCCAACTGGCGTAACCGCAGCGACCGTGGGTTCTTCAGAAGCATGCGGCGTTTCCATGCTCCATATTGAAAGTATTGAGAGGCCAGTTTCTTCAAGGTAGGTCGCGGCCGATAATCCACCACGAGAGTTGGGTCAAACCAAACGGTCAAGCCCGCTTCACGAAGTCGCCAGTTGAGTTCGTAATCTTGATTGCGAATGTAAGACTCATCAAAACCACCCACGGCCTCCAGCGCCGCCCGGGTAAAGGTACCTAAATAAACGGTATCTACCGGCCCCTTGTGGCCATGGCCACGAAAACTTGCCGGGCCAGCCCCAAACGGAGACCGCATGGCCAAAGCAATGATTTGTTGCATGCCTTCATCGCCCACCGGGTTTTGCACCCCGCCCACGTTGGCTGCTCCGGTGCGCGCCAAAGTAACTGCCGCTTGTTGCAGATAACCAGGGGGGAGCACCGACTGGGCATCCACTCGAGCCACCAAATCGCCGCGGCTAGCGGCGATAGCCAAGTTCAAAGCTGTCGGGGTACGGCCACTGGGGTTGGCAACCACCTGCAAGCGGGGTTCTTTTGCTTGCCATTCGTTCAAGATTTCTTGGGTGTGGTCATCGCTCGGGGCAAGGGCCACCGTGACGTCAAGAGGGCCCGAATATTCCTGAGCAAATACTGCTTCAAGGCAAGCCTCGATGACATTGGCGGCATTTAACGCCGGGATGACTACTGAAAGCGACGGCAAAGGAGCGGAGGTCATCGAGCCGAGTGGCGGAGCACTACCAATACCGTTCTGAGCCCGATTTGCAAATCAAGAATCGCTGACCAGTTCACGATGTATTGCAGGTCGTGACCCAATTTGT
This genomic window from Acidimicrobiia bacterium contains:
- a CDS encoding glycosyltransferase codes for the protein MTSAPLPSLSVVIPALNAANVIEACLEAVFAQEYSGPLDVTVALAPSDDHTQEILNEWQAKEPRLQVVANPSGRTPTALNLAIAASRGDLVARVDAQSVLPPGYLQQAAVTLARTGAANVGGVQNPVGDEGMQQIIALAMRSPFGAGPASFRGHGHKGPVDTVYLGTFTRAALEAVGGFDESYIRNQDYELNWRLREAGLTVWFDPTLVVDYRPRPTLKKLASQYFQYGAWKRRMLLKNPRSLRLRQLAAPGLVLALFGSAIALALGSLWGLTVPGVYLFALLAASTKQRDLLAPQRWALLRTFATMHLSWGWGFLFRLSK